In Lacinutrix sp. Bg11-31, the DNA window GAATTTCCTCAAATAAAAATTATTGAGAACAAAGAAAATGGTGGCTATGCTAAAGGTTATAATGATGCCTTAAAACATTTAGAAGAAGATGTTTTTTGTTTAGTTAATAGCGATATAGAAGTTACAAAAAACTGGCTCACTCCTATTATTCACACTTTTAATGCTGAAGACAATACAGCCATTATTCAACCAAAAATATTAGACTACAAAAAGAAAACACATTTTGAATACGCTGGAGCAGCAGGTGGCTTTATAGATAAATTTGGTTATCCATTTTGTCGTGGTCGTATTTTTGACACTATAGAAGAAGATAAAGGGCAATACAATTCTAATTCTCAAATATTTTGGGCTTCTGGTGCTTGTTTTTTTATTAGAAAAGACGTTTTTAATGCTTTAAATGGTTTCGACGAATCGTTTTTTGCGCATATGGAAGAAATAGATTTATGTTGGAGAGCATTTAATTTAGGTTACACATCTAAGTATATTTCGCAGTCTGTAGTATATCATGTTGGTGGTGCAACATTAAGCACAACAAATCCTAAAAAAACATATCTAAATTTCAGGAATAGCCTTGCAACATTAACAAAAAACGCACCTGGTAATATTTTTAGTTTACTCATAACAAGATTAACTTTAGACGGCCTAGCAGGTGTGAAATTTTTGTTAGCGTTTAAATTCGCTCACATCTTAGCCATTTTAAAAGCACATTTTAGCTTTTATAGTAGGTTGTCTACACTTTTAAAACAACGAAAAACACTTCCGAAAAAAAACGAATATTACAAAACAAAATCTGTGGTATGGTCTTATTTTGCTAGTAAAAAGAAACACTTTACCGATTTATAGTCCTTTTAGCAAAAATTTTGTTAATACTTCTTTTAGCATATTAAAATTAGCTACTTTTGAAGTGTTAAAATTTAATTTTATCCAATAATAATTATGAAAAAACTATTAATACTTAGTGCTGTAGCACTATTGACTTTAAGTTCATGTGTCTCTAAAAAAGATTTTTTATCACTTGAAGAAAAGCAAAAAGAAACTCAAGATTTATTAAATACTGCAACTGTTAAACTAAACAAGTGCCTTGCAGACGAAGCTGCTGCTTCTGCACGTTTAGAAGAATTAAAACAACGTGTTGCAGATATGAAAGCAAACAATCAAGTCTTAATAGAATCTTCTAAAGACATGACTGTATTAACAACACAAGGTGCAAAAAACTTAGAAAAATCTTTAGAAAGCATTAAAGAAAAAGAATTGAAAATTTCTCGTTTACAAGATGCTTTAACTAAAAAGGATAGTGTAACTCTTGCTTTAGTTACTAGCTTAAAGAAAGAAGTTGGCTTAAACGATGAGGACATCGAAATTAATGTTGAAAAGAGCGTAGTTTTTATCTCTTTATCTGATAAGTTATTGTTTAAATCTGGTAGCTATAATATTAGCGATAGAGCAAACACAATTCTTGGCAAAGTTGCTACTGTAATAAACAGTAAGCCTAATTTTGAAGCAATGGTTGAAGGCCATACAGATAATGTACCTTACAAAGGTTCTATTTTAATTGACAACTGGGATTTAAGTGTAAAACGTAGTACTGCAATTGTAAGAGCATTACAAAGTTTAGGTGTAAAACCAGAACAGTTAATTGCTGCAGGTCGTGGAGATCATTTACCTTTAGTTGCTAACGACTCTCCAACAAATAGAGCAATAAACAGAAGAACTAAAATATATATTCTTCCAAAAATCGATCAGTTCTATGAAATGATTGAAACAGAAATGAAAAACTTATCTGAAGAAAACTAATCTTTAGCATATTATAATACTGAAAAGCTCAATCGAAAGATTGGGCTTTTTTTTATGCTTGATCATGCATCCAAACAGCAAGTTCATTTCCAGATGGATCTATAAACTGAAACCTACTACCTCCAGGAAAAGAGAAAATGTCGACTTTAATTTTTCCGCCAGCAGCTATAACATTTTGTTTTGCTTTTATTAG includes these proteins:
- a CDS encoding OmpA family protein gives rise to the protein MKKLLILSAVALLTLSSCVSKKDFLSLEEKQKETQDLLNTATVKLNKCLADEAAASARLEELKQRVADMKANNQVLIESSKDMTVLTTQGAKNLEKSLESIKEKELKISRLQDALTKKDSVTLALVTSLKKEVGLNDEDIEINVEKSVVFISLSDKLLFKSGSYNISDRANTILGKVATVINSKPNFEAMVEGHTDNVPYKGSILIDNWDLSVKRSTAIVRALQSLGVKPEQLIAAGRGDHLPLVANDSPTNRAINRRTKIYILPKIDQFYEMIETEMKNLSEEN
- a CDS encoding glycosyltransferase family 2 protein, producing the protein MKTAVVILNWNGKALLQKFLPSIVAHSQEATIYVADNASTDDSITFIKAEFPQIKIIENKENGGYAKGYNDALKHLEEDVFCLVNSDIEVTKNWLTPIIHTFNAEDNTAIIQPKILDYKKKTHFEYAGAAGGFIDKFGYPFCRGRIFDTIEEDKGQYNSNSQIFWASGACFFIRKDVFNALNGFDESFFAHMEEIDLCWRAFNLGYTSKYISQSVVYHVGGATLSTTNPKKTYLNFRNSLATLTKNAPGNIFSLLITRLTLDGLAGVKFLLAFKFAHILAILKAHFSFYSRLSTLLKQRKTLPKKNEYYKTKSVVWSYFASKKKHFTDL